One part of the Algibacter sp. L1A34 genome encodes these proteins:
- a CDS encoding glycosyl hydrolase family 17 protein — MSYRKENIMALSGIHLEGKTTKGLENTLHRVLKDGMHGICFSAYEEGQKAGDKISEAQIRRRLEILKPYTNWVRTFSCTDGNELIPEIAKELGMKTLVGAWLGNDAEINNKEILGLIKLAKHGFVDIAAVGNEVMYRGDLSEDGLLSFMWQVKQAIPETPMGYVDSYYEFADRPKITEACDVILANCYPYWEGCSLEYSLLYMKDMFNIATKAANGKKVIITETGWPSQGFGLEGAKPSHENAIKYFINSQQWSKEDNIDMFYFSSFDESWKVGTEGDVGAYWGLWDKNEKPKYYRKSIVLDKVKSLVKL, encoded by the coding sequence ATGTCATATAGAAAAGAAAACATTATGGCGCTTTCTGGAATTCATCTAGAAGGTAAAACTACAAAAGGTCTTGAAAACACATTGCATAGAGTTCTAAAGGATGGCATGCATGGTATTTGTTTTAGTGCATATGAAGAAGGACAAAAAGCTGGTGATAAAATTAGTGAAGCACAAATTAGGAGACGCCTAGAAATTTTGAAGCCATATACAAATTGGGTTCGTACGTTTTCTTGTACTGATGGGAATGAACTTATACCAGAAATAGCTAAAGAATTAGGAATGAAAACTCTTGTTGGAGCTTGGCTAGGTAATGATGCTGAAATTAATAACAAAGAAATATTAGGGCTTATTAAACTTGCAAAACATGGTTTTGTAGACATTGCAGCAGTAGGAAATGAGGTGATGTATCGAGGTGATTTATCGGAAGATGGATTATTAAGTTTTATGTGGCAAGTTAAACAAGCTATTCCAGAAACTCCTATGGGCTATGTAGATTCTTATTATGAGTTTGCCGATCGCCCCAAGATAACCGAAGCGTGCGATGTTATTTTAGCTAATTGTTATCCTTATTGGGAAGGTTGTAGTTTAGAGTATTCTTTACTTTATATGAAAGATATGTTCAACATAGCTACCAAAGCAGCTAATGGCAAAAAAGTGATTATTACCGAAACAGGCTGGCCAAGTCAAGGCTTTGGATTGGAAGGCGCTAAACCTTCGCATGAAAATGCAATCAAGTATTTTATTAATAGTCAACAATGGTCTAAAGAAGATAATATTGATATGTTTTATTTTTCCTCTTTTGATGAATCATGGAAAGTAGGAACCGAAGGTGACGTTGGCGCATATTGGGGCTTATGGGATAAGAACGAAAAACCTAAATACTATAGAAAATCTATTGTTTTAGATAAAGTAAAATCCCTAGTAAAATTATAA